The following are encoded in a window of Trichocoleus sp. FACHB-46 genomic DNA:
- the tpiA gene encoding triose-phosphate isomerase: MRKIVIAGNWKMYKTQAESLEFLQGFMSELDATPDEREVVVCAPFTDLGLLSKSLHGSRVQLGAQNVHWEDVGAYTGEIAGAMLAEIGVRFVVVGHSERRQYFGETDETVNLRLRAAQRHGLTPILCVGETKQQRDAGETEAVIFNQLAKDLIGVDQQNLVIAYEPIWAIGTGDTCDSAEANRVIGLIRQKLTNANVSIQYGGSVKPDNIDEIMAQPEIDGALVGGASLDPKSFARIVNHQA; this comes from the coding sequence GTGCGCAAAATCGTTATTGCTGGCAACTGGAAAATGTACAAAACCCAGGCAGAATCCCTGGAGTTTTTGCAAGGATTTATGTCCGAATTGGATGCAACCCCAGATGAGCGGGAAGTAGTCGTTTGCGCTCCGTTTACAGATTTAGGACTGTTGTCTAAGAGCTTGCATGGTAGCCGAGTTCAGTTAGGCGCTCAGAACGTTCATTGGGAAGACGTGGGTGCCTACACGGGTGAAATTGCTGGTGCCATGTTGGCAGAAATTGGTGTGCGGTTTGTAGTCGTGGGTCACAGCGAGCGCCGACAGTACTTTGGTGAAACCGACGAAACCGTAAACTTGCGCCTGAGAGCGGCTCAACGGCATGGCCTCACCCCCATTTTGTGTGTGGGCGAAACCAAACAACAGCGCGACGCTGGCGAAACAGAAGCCGTAATTTTTAATCAGTTGGCCAAAGACTTAATCGGCGTTGACCAGCAGAATCTAGTGATTGCCTACGAACCTATCTGGGCGATCGGCACTGGTGATACTTGCGATTCAGCAGAAGCCAATCGCGTGATTGGGTTAATTCGTCAGAAGTTAACCAACGCCAATGTCTCAATTCAATATGGTGGGTCTGTCAAGCCAGACAACATCGATGAGATTATGGCTCAACCAGAGATCGATGGTGCTTTAGTCGGTGGGGCTAGTTTAGACCCTAAGAGCTTTGCCCGGATCGTCAACCACCAAGCGTAG
- a CDS encoding histidine kinase N-terminal 7TM domain-containing protein yields MLRWQSTPYAIPLLIAAGVSITLVYLAWRRRSASIANTFALFMLGVSEWLLGYIWELSSSDLASKVLAGKVQYFGIVVVPAAWLLFALQYTGRTKWMTRRNLLLLTIEPLVMSFLVWTNEWHRLIWSQTELGQISSYTLLSVTHGIGFWIHAAYSYLITGLGTVLVVQALLRSPQLYRGQAWALLIGAIAPWLANALYLLRLNPFPHLDLTPFAFTVTGAATAWGLFRFRLLDIVPVARDAVIESMSDGVMVLDLQNRIVDLNPAAQQMIGWNAAAIGQPAMRVLAQWPHLLQEYGNLLEAHTEISFGTGEDERCFDLRISPLADSYRRLTGRLIVWRDVTERKQAEVKLQAAKEAAEAANRAKNTFLANMSHELRTPLNAVIGYSELIQEELQEMGHEEFASGLETIGRSGHHLLALISDILNFSKIEAGKMDLYIETFDLATLVEEVVATIYLSLRENDNKLQVNLAANLGSMQADLMKVRQVLCNLLNNATKFTQQGLITLTVYKSQTSLAIGAATSLDCFIFEVADTGIGITPEQMQQIFQPFTQADASTTRRYGGTGLGLSLSRRFCQMMGGDITVASEFGQGSVFTICLPTQVNSEAPLE; encoded by the coding sequence ATGCTGCGCTGGCAGTCTACTCCTTATGCTATTCCGCTCCTCATTGCCGCTGGGGTCTCCATTACCCTCGTGTACCTGGCATGGCGGCGTCGCTCTGCGAGTATTGCTAACACCTTTGCCCTGTTCATGTTGGGTGTTTCAGAATGGTTGCTCGGATATATCTGGGAACTGAGCAGCAGCGACCTCGCTAGCAAAGTTTTAGCAGGGAAAGTTCAGTACTTCGGAATTGTGGTGGTGCCAGCGGCTTGGTTACTCTTTGCCCTCCAGTACACAGGGCGAACCAAGTGGATGACTCGGAGAAACTTGCTCCTGCTGACCATTGAACCGCTGGTCATGTCTTTTCTGGTGTGGACGAACGAGTGGCATCGGCTAATTTGGTCCCAGACGGAACTTGGGCAAATTAGCTCCTACACCCTCCTGAGCGTGACCCACGGCATTGGGTTCTGGATTCATGCCGCTTACTCCTACCTCATAACTGGGTTGGGCACAGTTCTAGTCGTGCAAGCGTTGCTGCGTTCTCCTCAGCTCTATCGGGGGCAAGCTTGGGCTTTATTGATTGGGGCGATCGCGCCTTGGCTCGCTAATGCCCTCTACCTCTTACGCTTAAATCCCTTTCCTCACTTAGACCTCACCCCATTTGCTTTCACAGTCACAGGAGCCGCGACAGCTTGGGGATTGTTCCGCTTTCGTCTGCTCGACATTGTGCCTGTGGCTAGAGATGCCGTCATTGAAAGCATGAGCGATGGCGTGATGGTTTTAGACCTCCAAAATCGGATTGTAGACCTCAATCCTGCGGCCCAACAAATGATTGGGTGGAATGCCGCCGCGATCGGACAACCTGCCATGCGTGTGCTGGCCCAGTGGCCGCATTTACTACAGGAGTATGGCAACCTTTTAGAAGCACATACCGAAATCAGCTTTGGCACTGGCGAGGATGAACGCTGCTTTGATCTACGCATTTCTCCCTTGGCTGACTCCTACCGTCGCTTAACAGGTCGCTTAATCGTTTGGCGAGATGTGACTGAGCGGAAGCAAGCGGAGGTTAAATTGCAAGCGGCAAAGGAAGCAGCAGAAGCCGCTAATCGGGCCAAAAATACCTTCCTAGCCAACATGAGCCATGAGTTACGGACTCCGCTCAATGCTGTGATTGGCTACAGTGAGCTAATTCAAGAAGAACTGCAAGAAATGGGCCATGAGGAGTTTGCTTCTGGTTTGGAGACGATTGGCAGGTCCGGACATCATCTACTCGCACTGATCAGCGATATCCTGAATTTCTCCAAAATTGAAGCAGGCAAAATGGATCTCTATATCGAGACCTTTGACCTGGCGACATTAGTAGAAGAGGTCGTTGCCACCATTTACCTGTCTCTGAGAGAGAACGATAACAAGCTACAGGTCAACCTGGCGGCTAATTTAGGTTCTATGCAGGCTGACTTGATGAAGGTGCGTCAAGTCCTCTGCAATTTGTTAAACAATGCCACCAAATTCACGCAGCAAGGGCTGATCACCCTGACGGTCTACAAAAGCCAGACCAGCCTGGCTATAGGAGCAGCTACAAGCTTAGACTGTTTTATCTTCGAGGTTGCTGATACGGGGATTGGCATTACCCCAGAGCAGATGCAACAAATTTTTCAACCTTTTACTCAAGCAGACGCTTCAACTACCCGTCGCTATGGTGGCACTGGCTTGGGTTTATCGCTGAGTCGCCGTTTCTGTCAAATGATGGGGGGTGACATCACCGTTGCGAGTGAGTTTGGCCAAGGTTCCGTGTTTACCATCTGCTTGCCGACCCAGGTCAACAGTGAGGCCCCTTTGGAATAG
- a CDS encoding response regulator yields MTKILLVEDNEVNSFMMLRRLQKRGYQVVHAADGVQAIAIAQAETPDLILMDMSLPVLDGWQATQQIKAAPTTHTIPIIALTAHALAGDRERCLAAGCDEYETKPVNFNQLLEKMHFFLNKPL; encoded by the coding sequence ATGACCAAAATTTTACTCGTTGAAGACAACGAGGTGAATTCTTTTATGATGTTACGACGGCTTCAAAAGCGCGGCTACCAAGTTGTACATGCCGCCGATGGGGTTCAAGCAATCGCGATCGCCCAAGCAGAGACACCCGACTTGATTCTAATGGACATGAGCCTACCCGTTCTGGACGGTTGGCAAGCAACTCAACAGATCAAGGCTGCTCCTACCACCCACACCATTCCCATCATCGCGCTGACCGCCCATGCCCTGGCAGGCGATCGCGAAAGATGTCTAGCCGCAGGGTGCGATGAATACGAAACGAAGCCAGTCAACTTCAATCAGTTACTAGAAAAAATGCACTTTTTTCTGAACAAGCCTCTTTAG
- the folP gene encoding dihydropteroate synthase — MLMRATWTIRNNRFDWGARTYLMGVLNVTPDSFSDGGQFDSLATALEQAKHLVAAGADILDIGGQSTRPQATEIDVETELARVIPVIKAVRSQLDVPISVDTTRAVVAKAAVEAGADIINDISGATFDPEMLSTVAALQVPLILMHIRGTPQTMQQLTDYQDLVGEIQAFLQARIEAAIAAGINPVHLMIDPGIGFAKTYSQNLELLRRISEFRALGCPILVGPSRKSFIGHILNQPDPQQRAWGTAAACCAAIAGGADLLRLHDVQEMRDVCLVADAIWRQELA, encoded by the coding sequence ATGCTAATGCGTGCTACCTGGACAATTAGAAATAATCGCTTCGATTGGGGAGCACGTACTTACTTAATGGGAGTTCTGAATGTTACGCCAGACAGCTTTAGTGATGGTGGACAATTTGACTCCTTGGCGACAGCCTTAGAGCAGGCCAAACATTTAGTTGCGGCTGGTGCAGACATTCTAGATATTGGGGGGCAGTCTACCCGACCCCAAGCCACTGAGATAGATGTAGAAACAGAACTGGCGCGGGTAATTCCGGTGATAAAAGCGGTGCGATCGCAACTGGATGTGCCAATTTCGGTGGATACAACCAGAGCGGTTGTCGCTAAAGCGGCGGTAGAGGCTGGAGCTGACATCATCAACGATATTTCGGGTGCAACCTTTGATCCAGAGATGCTATCTACTGTGGCTGCCCTACAAGTCCCTCTGATCTTGATGCATATCCGAGGCACCCCTCAGACAATGCAACAGTTGACTGATTACCAAGACTTAGTCGGCGAGATTCAAGCCTTTTTGCAAGCTCGCATAGAGGCGGCGATCGCGGCGGGAATTAACCCTGTTCACCTAATGATTGATCCAGGGATTGGCTTTGCCAAAACTTACTCGCAAAACTTAGAACTGCTGCGCCGCATCTCAGAGTTTCGAGCGTTAGGTTGCCCGATCTTGGTGGGCCCATCTCGCAAAAGTTTTATTGGTCATATTTTGAATCAGCCGGACCCGCAGCAACGAGCCTGGGGAACAGCGGCTGCTTGTTGTGCCGCGATCGCTGGCGGCGCTGATTTACTACGACTGCATGATGTCCAGGAAATGCGAGATGTTTGCCTTGTAGCAGATGCAATTTGGCGGCAAGAACTGGCTTAA
- a CDS encoding SPFH domain-containing protein: MESILAALALVIVGYTVGSVKIINQGNEALVERLGRYHRKLTPGLNFIVPFVDSIVLEDTVREQVLDVEPQEAITKDNVALKADAVVYWRILELERAFYSVEDVELGIKNLVLTTLRSALGQMKVEDTYSSRSEINQTLLHQLDEATAAWGVKVTRVEVQNISPPPSLLESMAQQRAAEIRKRASISEAEGTVESMRLIAKALQAQPNTSEVLKYLIAQRYVEANEKISESPNSKVIFMDPKALSEALENLMETPTTPDGFDPGLGGGPGNGASS; this comes from the coding sequence ATGGAGTCTATTCTTGCCGCCTTAGCTTTAGTCATTGTCGGTTATACCGTTGGCTCTGTAAAAATCATCAACCAAGGCAACGAGGCGCTAGTAGAACGTCTAGGCCGCTATCACCGCAAACTTACTCCCGGTTTGAACTTTATTGTGCCCTTCGTAGACTCCATCGTGCTGGAAGACACGGTACGGGAGCAGGTGTTGGACGTAGAACCCCAAGAAGCCATTACCAAAGACAACGTGGCTTTGAAAGCGGATGCAGTGGTTTATTGGCGGATTCTAGAGCTAGAGCGAGCATTCTACTCGGTAGAAGATGTGGAGTTGGGGATTAAAAACCTGGTGCTAACAACTCTGCGATCGGCTTTGGGCCAAATGAAAGTAGAAGACACCTATTCATCTCGCTCCGAAATTAACCAAACCCTACTGCATCAGCTCGATGAAGCGACCGCAGCTTGGGGCGTGAAAGTAACGCGGGTTGAGGTGCAGAACATTTCACCGCCTCCCTCCCTCCTAGAATCGATGGCGCAGCAACGAGCGGCGGAAATTCGCAAGCGGGCTTCCATTTCTGAGGCAGAGGGCACGGTTGAATCGATGCGGTTAATTGCGAAAGCGCTGCAAGCTCAACCCAATACGAGTGAGGTGCTGAAGTACCTAATTGCTCAGCGGTATGTAGAAGCCAATGAAAAAATTAGTGAAAGTCCTAACTCCAAAGTCATTTTCATGGACCCGAAGGCTTTGAGCGAAGCTTTGGAGAACTTGATGGAAACACCAACCACGCCCGATGGTTTTGATCCGGGACTCGGTGGCGGTCCTGGTAATGGTGCTTCATCCTGA
- a CDS encoding NfeD family protein — protein sequence MVTLPAHSLWLIGGMLCLALGTLIPEPSIPALGIAAIITAIATIGVPSPLAQMILWGVLSFTLASFMRSLMPKEAKTLKHDTEAWVRTAIPAGGMGLVIYEGTLWQACCQLPDVAIAIQQRVYVVGRQRNTLLVIPANYPDLNISDRLPSS from the coding sequence GTGGTAACTCTACCTGCTCATAGTCTGTGGCTGATTGGCGGCATGCTCTGCCTAGCCTTAGGGACGCTGATTCCTGAACCGAGCATCCCAGCTTTAGGCATCGCCGCCATCATTACCGCGATCGCCACCATTGGCGTTCCTTCTCCCCTCGCCCAAATGATTTTATGGGGGGTGCTGTCCTTCACCCTAGCGAGTTTCATGCGATCGCTGATGCCGAAAGAAGCTAAAACTCTCAAGCACGATACCGAAGCTTGGGTCAGAACTGCCATTCCGGCAGGTGGAATGGGGCTTGTCATCTATGAAGGGACGCTTTGGCAGGCTTGCTGTCAGTTGCCAGATGTGGCGATCGCAATCCAGCAGCGAGTTTATGTAGTGGGGCGGCAACGCAACACCCTCCTGGTTATCCCTGCCAACTACCCGGACCTTAACATTTCAGACAGACTCCCCTCAAGCTGA